Part of the Gemmatimonadaceae bacterium genome is shown below.
CAAGTACATGGTGAACGTCTCGCGCCCGGGCTACCGCACGCGCCTCGTGAGCGTCACGATCCCGAACGACAGCGGCCGGCGCATGACCGTGTGGCTCACGCCGACGAACGTCGGACAATACAATCGCGACGCGATGGCGTTCGACGCGCTCGCCGCGCGCCTCGCGCGGCGCAATCCGGTGTGGTCGAACATCTACACGCGCGAAGACATCAACCGCATGGGAATCGAGGACGGCATCCAGCTCGCGCAGGTCGGCGCGGGCAAGCGCATGGACGACACCTGCTCCGCGATCATCGACGGCGGCCCGCGACGACTTCCCCTCTGGGCGATCGAGACGGCGGACATCGAGGCGATGGAGACGTACACGGCCCCTCCGCCCCGCCGTACCGTGACGAGCATCAACCGAAATCAGCCGATCCGCGGGCAAGCGCAGGCAGCGAACGTCTGCGGGGCGACGGTATTCGTGTGGCTGAGGAAGTAGGTGGACGGGTGGACGGGTGGACAGGTGGACGGGTGGACAGGTGGACGGCGATGGTGACCGGTCGTTGCGTTGTTGGGTCGTTGGGTTCGCGACTCGACGAATCGACGGTAAGAGCATCCGCCATCCACCCCTTCACCCGTCCGCCCGTCGGTGGAGCTCAAACAACCGGAAATGGACGTCGAGCGATGCGAAATGCCCGTTGCACGACGTGACAAGGAGCTTGAACAAACGGAAACGAGCGGCGCATCAGCCGACACGAACGTTGAACAAACCACAACGGACGTTGCACGAGCTGCCACGGACGGTGAACGAGCGCGGATGAACGGTGAACAAGCGCGGATGAACGGGGAACGAAGGGAAATGGAGGTTGGACGAAGCGAAACGGGCGCTGGCGAACAGGAAATGGGCGCTGAACAAAAGCGAACTGCCGGTGACCGAAGCGCCAGGGACGGTGAACGCAGCGCGATGCAGGTCCGACCACGGGAAGTGCACGCCAGACGACGCGCAATCGACGTTGACCGACTCGACGCGCAAACGGGTGGACAGGAAGTGTTTCCCGTCCACCCGTCCACCCGTCCACCTCTATCGCTTGACGACGACTTCCCTCGCCCCCGCCGCTACCGGCGTTTTCGTTTCGCCGCCGCCGGGCCAGCGAACCCAGACTTGCGTCGGAGTTCCGGAGAGGCCGAACACCTGAGTCGCACCGTTTTGCGACCAGTAGCCGGAACCAGCCTGAATCTCGCGCACCGGTCCCATGCGATCGCCGTAGATCACGCGGACCTGCGCGCCGATCGCATCCGGATTCGACGCGGGACCGGCGACGTGGACGCGGAGGCCGGGCTTGGCGCCGCGATTGTGGAAGAGGCGAGTCTTCGAGCCGTTCTGCGATACCGCGAGATCGAGACGGCCGTCGTGGTCGAAGTCGGCGTATGCGGCGCCGCGCTGGTCGCCGTACACCTCGATTCCGGACAGCGCACCCGACAGCGGCGTAAGTCCGCCTTTGCCGTCGCCCTTGAGCAACAAACCGCGTCCGTTGTCGTAGCGCGGCAGGCCGACCGCCGTCGGGAAGAAGTTCTGACTCAGGAAAACATCTTCGTTTCCGTCGCCGTCGAAGTCGGCGACGCCGGCGTACGACGCGGGAGCCAGCTGCGCCTCCATCGGCATCGGGTGGGCCTCGAAGTGATCGCCGCGATTGAGGAATACCATGTTGTCGAGCGTCGCCGCGGACCGGCGCTGCACCTCCTCGAGGTGCGGGCCAAGCACCTGGTCCAACGTCGCGTCGGCGAAGTTTCCGAACGTCGTGATGCGAGTCGCGAGATCCGGCATCACACTTCTCACACGTGCGTAGCTGTTGAGCGGCGCCAAGCCCTTGACCCGCGGATCGTTCTTGGCGATCACCATCTCTTCTTCCGCGTTCGGCGCGAAACGGCCGTAGACCATCACCAGCGGATCGGCGGTGTCGGCCTTGGCGGGCACGTTGCGACCCCAGCTCGTCGCGACGATGTCCAGCTTGCCGTCGCCATCCAGATCCCCCGCCGCCACGCCGATCCAGCGGCTCGTCCAGCGGTTGAAGCCCCATGAGTCGGGCGCCGGGACGAACGTGCCGTTGCGGTTCAGCAGAACGAGAATCGATCCCCACTCGCGCGCGAGCACGAGATCCGGATGGCCGTCGCCGTCGATGTCGGCGAACATCGCCGCCGAGACCATGCCGACGTCCTTGAGCAGCCGCGTATTCGCCGTGTCGAGCACGTACGCGCCGCGAATGTTGCGATAAAGCTCCGACGACGCGGGCAACGGGTACTGTCCAGCGATCGCGCGCCCTCCGATGAACAAATCGAGTGTGCCGTCGCCGTCGTAGTCGCCGACGGCCATCGGGCCCGTGGACGACGGCTGCGGCGGCACGACGGTCGTCGCCGCCGACGCGACGCCGCGCGCGCCTGCCGCAACCTGGAGCGCGGCCGGCGTCTCACCGCCCTTTACTTCCCAGTTCGCCACGCCGACCAGCACCGAGCTCGATCCGTTGAGCGACGTACCGAGCACCGTCGTGAAGTCCGCCGGCGCCACCGGCCCCTGCGACGGTTTGGGCACGAGCCGGCCGTGCTCGTTGTGGAAGACGCCCAGCCGTCCGCCGCTGCCGGCGCCGATGAGCAAATCCTCATAGCCGTCGCCGTCGTAGTCGAACCAGGCGACGCCCGGCCCGAGCTGCGAGAGCGAGTTGGGCAACAGGAACTGCCGCTCCCAGTCGTCGAACCAGGGATCGACGTGCGTGTGTCCGCCCAGCTGCGGCGTCGCGTCCTCGAAGAGGGTGGACGGGTGGACAGGTAGATTGGTGGACAGCGTGTCGCCCTGCTGGCGCCCCTCGGATGGCTGTCCACCCGTCAACCTGTCCACCGGTCCACCCGTAGCTTGCGAGATCTCGTAGAGGCGATTCGGCTTCACACCGTGCAGCGTCGTGCGCTTGCCGTCGCGCCAGTCTATCTCGAGCGTCGCGCTGTCCGATTTGCCCATCGCCAGCGAGACCTCGTAGTCGCTGTGCGACATGTAGAGCCCGCCTACGACGATCTCGCGTTCCTGCTCGGGAACCGCGCCGCCAAGCAGGCGAACCTTGGCGCCGACGGCTTGGGTGTTCGGCGCGTCGCCGGTCAGCCGTACCGCGACTCGCGGCGCCGACGCGTTGTTGCGAAGCACGAGCGGCGGAGCGCGCAGCCGGTTGATCACGACGTCCAAGTCGCCGTCGCCGTCGAGATCCGCGGCCGCGATCGCGTGGGAGTAGTCGGCGTCGACGCCGAAGTTCCACTTGGCGCTCACGTCCTCGAACGTCATGTCGCCGCGATTGCGAAAGGCGACGTTCTTGAGCGGCAGCGGCGGAAATTGCCAGCGCAACCGCTGCCACGGAAAGCTCAACAGACGATTCTGGAGCGCCTCCTGAACGTCGGCGTCCATGATGTCCCAGAGATGTCCGTTGGCGACGAGGATATCCGGACGGCCGTCGAGGTCGACGTCCATGAACATCGTGCCCCACGACCAGCCGCTCGCCTGCACTCCGGCGTACATCCCCACCTCGGCGAACGTCCCGTCGCCGCGGTTGAGAAAGAGAGTGTTTCGCTGATGCTGGAGCTCCGTCTCGACGTCGCCCGGCTTCTTCGGCAACGCCGTGTGCGTCGGGATCTGCGTGCGCAGCCGATGCGTGTCGTTGCTCAGCATGTCGGTGACGAAGATGTCGGGCTTGCCGTCGCCGTTCACGTCGGCGACGTCGACGCCCATCGCCGAATTGCTGATCTCCCGCTGCGCGTTCCAGCCGGCCCGCTTGAAGTGGCCGTGTCCGTCGTTCCACCAGATCTCGTCGAGATCCTCGAAATCGTTGCTGACGTAGAGATCCGGGAATCCGTCGCCATTGAGGTCGACGAATTTGGCGTCGAGTGTGAACGACTCCGACGGCTCGGCGATCGGCTTCCCCGTGGTATCGACGAAGCGTCCGCCGGCGAAAGGGACCTTGGTGAAGTGACCGTGGCCGTCGTTCGTGTAGAACTCGTCGACGGCGCCGCGCTGCGTCATGCGCATGCCGCCCATGTCCGGGCGCATCACGATCTTGTAGTCGTTCCGAAACTCCGGAACGATCTCGAACTTGTTCGGCCCCGCGCCTCCCCCGCCCCCGACCTGCCGCACCATCTGGTTGAACGCGCGCTTTTGCGGCGGAATGCTGTCGTCGATGTTGTACGCCTTGTAGTTCGCGACGTACATGTCCAGGCGGCCGTCGCCGTCGACGTCGGCCATGGTGATCGTCGTTCCGCCGTTGCCGGTCGTGTCGAGACCGAGGTCGCGGTGCTCGGTGAAGTGGCCGTGGCCGTCGTTCAGGAAAATCGAATTCGGCCCGCGCGTCGACAGCAGGATCAGGTCGAGCGTGCCGTTGCCGTCGACGTCAGCGAAGGCGGCGCCGGTCGAGTGGCGATCGCACGCCCCGACGCCGGCCGACTTGGTGACGTCCTCGAATTTCCAGTTGCCGAGGTTCTTGTAGAGGGCGCTGCACCCCTGCGTCTTCGCGAGGAAGATGTCGGGGAGCCCGTCGCCGTCGACGTCGCCCATGGCGACGCCGGCGCCTTGTCCAAGAATGCGATTTCCGAGCAGTACGGAATCGCTGACGTCATTCTCGAAACGGATGCCCGTCTTGTTGGCGGGCATCGGCGTGAATCCCGGCTCGCCGCGCGGCACGACGAGGTCGCGCCAGCGATAGCCGGTCTCTTGGTGCCACGGCGGCGTCGGCGGAGCGCTGCACGCGGCAACGGCCGCGGACAGGCAGATCGCCAGCCCCGCGGCCGTGCGTCGCTTCGTCATCGCGATGTGGGACAGCCCCGGCGTCGAGCTAGTGCGAACCGGGGCCGCCGAGCTTGCTGCGAATCATGTCGTCCGCCTCGGCCTTTTGCTTCTGGAACAAGTCCGTCGCCTGCTTCTGCTGCGTCTCATCGAGCACCGACGCCGCATCCGTCGCCGCCGCGTCGTACTGGATGCGAATGCCGTTGACGACTTGAGTGAACTGGCGTCGCGTGTCCATCATGCGCGCCTGGTCGCCGGCGTCCGGAGTTCGGCTCGACGGCGTCGCGATACGGCGCAACGAGTCGAGCGCGCCGAACGACGGCTTCATGGACTCTTTGAGCTTGTCCTCTTTCTCCTTGAGCTTGTTGACCTGATCGTCGGTGAGCTTGAGATCCTTTTTCTTGTCGATCAACAGCTTGATGGGGCTGATGTTCTCGAGATCCTTGTTCGAGAGCTTGAGCGTGCTGCCGCTCATCATGCTGTAGTCTGCTTCTTTATCGCCCCTTTGGACTTTGCTTCCCGCTCCGCCGCCTCCACCGCCGCCTCGCTGCGCGAGCGCGGGAAGAAGCGGGAGCGTCAGAGCGACAGTCAGCGAGGCGGCGAGGTATCGTGTGCGCATGTTGTAGTCCTCGATTGCGACGGCGAACCGAT
Proteins encoded:
- a CDS encoding FG-GAP-like repeat-containing protein, with the translated sequence MTKRRTAAGLAICLSAAVAACSAPPTPPWHQETGYRWRDLVVPRGEPGFTPMPANKTGIRFENDVSDSVLLGNRILGQGAGVAMGDVDGDGLPDIFLAKTQGCSALYKNLGNWKFEDVTKSAGVGACDRHSTGAAFADVDGNGTLDLILLSTRGPNSIFLNDGHGHFTEHRDLGLDTTGNGGTTITMADVDGDGRLDMYVANYKAYNIDDSIPPQKRAFNQMVRQVGGGGGAGPNKFEIVPEFRNDYKIVMRPDMGGMRMTQRGAVDEFYTNDGHGHFTKVPFAGGRFVDTTGKPIAEPSESFTLDAKFVDLNGDGFPDLYVSNDFEDLDEIWWNDGHGHFKRAGWNAQREISNSAMGVDVADVNGDGKPDIFVTDMLSNDTHRLRTQIPTHTALPKKPGDVETELQHQRNTLFLNRGDGTFAEVGMYAGVQASGWSWGTMFMDVDLDGRPDILVANGHLWDIMDADVQEALQNRLLSFPWQRLRWQFPPLPLKNVAFRNRGDMTFEDVSAKWNFGVDADYSHAIAAADLDGDGDLDVVINRLRAPPLVLRNNASAPRVAVRLTGDAPNTQAVGAKVRLLGGAVPEQEREIVVGGLYMSHSDYEVSLAMGKSDSATLEIDWRDGKRTTLHGVKPNRLYEISQATGGPVDRLTGGQPSEGRQQGDTLSTNLPVHPSTLFEDATPQLGGHTHVDPWFDDWERQFLLPNSLSQLGPGVAWFDYDGDGYEDLLIGAGSGGRLGVFHNEHGRLVPKPSQGPVAPADFTTVLGTSLNGSSSVLVGVANWEVKGGETPAALQVAAGARGVASAATTVVPPQPSSTGPMAVGDYDGDGTLDLFIGGRAIAGQYPLPASSELYRNIRGAYVLDTANTRLLKDVGMVSAAMFADIDGDGHPDLVLAREWGSILVLLNRNGTFVPAPDSWGFNRWTSRWIGVAAGDLDGDGKLDIVATSWGRNVPAKADTADPLVMVYGRFAPNAEEEMVIAKNDPRVKGLAPLNSYARVRSVMPDLATRITTFGNFADATLDQVLGPHLEEVQRRSAATLDNMVFLNRGDHFEAHPMPMEAQLAPASYAGVADFDGDGNEDVFLSQNFFPTAVGLPRYDNGRGLLLKGDGKGGLTPLSGALSGIEVYGDQRGAAYADFDHDGRLDLAVSQNGSKTRLFHNRGAKPGLRVHVAGPASNPDAIGAQVRVIYGDRMGPVREIQAGSGYWSQNGATQVFGLSGTPTQVWVRWPGGGETKTPVAAGAREVVVKR